The region TAACAGCATAGGTAAAGTTCCCCTTAAAAGTAGTTTATTGTGCAATAGCTGATCAACTATTTTGACTTATATCTTTGATAGGAAGTCAGACATTCCCTTGTTGTGTAGCTTTTTTGTGAAGGAGATGTTGTATCATCTTCTTTAATTCTCCGTAACCTACACTGAGAATATCGTTAAATCTAAAGTTCAGGTTCTTTTTTAGTTGCACATAGCCAAATATTAGGCCGGAGTAGTAGGTGAACAACGATGCTATTGCTACGCCATACAGATCATGAAAAATAGCTATGCCAAGGAAATCGGCTACCACGTTAACAGTAAGCATCAGGAAAACCTTCATCATATTTAGATGCGGCTTGTTTAATATATCGAGAGTTACGCCCAGAAACCTATCTACAGGCATAATGATTACGTAGCACAAGAAGATGCGGAAGATGTTGAATGCATCTGATCCCGCGTATTTCTCACCCGTTAAAATATGAATCACTAAGCCTCCCAGCAGAAAGCCGGCTACTGCAATTGGCAGGAGTAAAACCGTAAGTAGCGACGCATATTTTTTCATGATGGTGGCTACTAGGGGTTTGTTGTCGTTTTGCGACGCTGCGGAAAGTTCTGGCAGGGCAGTTGCCACAAAACTACGCATGGGGATCTCAAAAAACTCCATTAAACGCTGCGGAATGTAATACACGCCAACTAATTCTGTAGGGAACATCCATTTGATGATAAAGATGTCTGAACTCCTCAGTAGAATAGAACCAAGCGAGGTACCTACACTGTACTTGCCAAAGTTTGCAAGCTCTTTCATAGCCTCAACGCTTTTATGCCTTATGGTATGCGCTTGCGACCAGCCTGTAAACAGGCACATCAAACTTGTAAATACGTTAGCTCCCAGGTAGCAATGTATTACCGTTTCAAAATCTATGGTCTTCAAATAAATGGTTGCCAGTACAAGTAACAAAAACCCGCCTTGATTAGTGATCTGGATGATAAACATCTTGTCGAACCTGCCGTCAGCCTGCAACATCCAGCCTGCAATGGCCGAAGGAAGGGTAGAAACATAGATAAGCCCGAACCACTTTAGTGTTGCTGTAAGGTTAGCGTCAGCGCCTTTGTAAAATATAAAGGCAAGCAGATCAATAGCAGCCAACCCGAAGGTTAATATAAAACCTACTGACCAGGCGGAACCAGCCACCTTTGCAGCACGTTCTTTTGGCGCACCTGCGTAAAATTTAATAAGAGATGTTTGCAGGAAACCTGTCCTGAACATATCCGCAAGTAAGAAGGTCTGGAGAAAGAAAATGTAATTTCCAAAGTCAACCTTGCCAAGTTTGCGCGTTAATTGCGACAGTACCAGCAAGCCGATTACAGGCATAGCAGCACTGCTTGCGAGACTGATAGTGTGTTTGTTTACGATCTTTTTTAACAAGGATATTGGTTTATTATATTTCTGGCTAAACAGCTTCCCAGCTACCAGATTCGAAGTTATACATTTTTATCACTTTTGCAGGGTTGCCTACAGCAACGCTATAGCCCGGTACATCTTTTGTTACTACACTTCCGGCCCCAACTATAGCATGTTTACCAATTGTAACCCCAGCGGTAATTACACTATTAGCACCTATCCAAACGTTATCCTCAACTGTAATTTTGCTGGTATTAACCTTTTGCAACCGTGGCGGGATGGTAATGTCTTCAAAACCATGGTTCAAGCCCGAAAATACAACATTTTGCCCTGCCATGACATAATTGCCCAAAGTTACCGGGCCAATAATTATGTTGCTCAGCCCAACACCTACATTATGGCCGATGATAACATCACCAACACCATTGTTAATTGCTGCAAAATCTTCTACGATGCTGTGATGTCCTATAACGAATTTATTGAATGGGAAAAGATCCATTCTGGAATAGAAGCCTATCCTAACGCTTTTTTCATACTTGTGAAAAAAAGGGTTTACAAACCAGCGCGTCCAGAAGCGTGGGCGGGAGTGACCCGACCGCACCAGCATTTTATGCACAAACTTTTTTAGCCTGGGCTTCGATTTAATAAATTCTCCTAACGTCATCCTTAAAACTTAATCTTTTAACGACTTCGCCGTTGTATCTGCTAATTCTTTTCTTTTATCAATATCTAATCTCAGAGTGATGCTAAGTAGCGCACTCGCCATATAAAACAGTATGTTGGATGGGTACTGTACTAATGCTTGCTGCGGGTAATTGCCTACATTGTATACAAATATTACCAGTATCATGGCCAGGCAATAATTCTTAAGCTCAGGATCCTGTATAAGATAATAATTGTTTATACCCGTTTTTAAAATGACGAACATTAGCGTGCAAAATAGTATTAAACCTATATAGCCCATCTCAACAGCAACCCTCACGTAGCCGCTGTCCGGCGGGAAATTTGCAAGAAAAGAGTTTGGCGCAAACCGTCTACCCCAAACACCTACAGAACCCAAGCCACCACCAATTGGGTGCGAGAGTATGTAGGGCTTTATACGCCGCTGATTTTCTGCACGCACATTAAAGGATGCATCTTTTGAAGGGTTAAAGGCAGATTGAAACCGCTTTATAGTGGGGTTAGACGTCGGCATAAATATGACTATCAACAACAAAAAGCCTGCCGCTACAACTCCTGTTACTATCTTTTTGTTAAACTTAAGTATTGCAAGTAAGGCCAGCGCTGCCGGTAAAAGTACATAAGCACCCCTGGTACCGGAGTATAACATGGCCAAAATGTAGAACGGGATAAGTAACATCATTAGCACCTTTTTCCAACGGCTAATTTTTAACATCACAAAGCAAATGCACATAGTAACTGCTACAACCATATTGTAAGAAAAAGTTACCGGGTCGGCAAAAATTGCCGTTTTGCGCCAGTGGCCATTAATGAACCAAAATTTTACCCTTGCTGGATCCGAGTAATACCAGGTTTTTTCAAAACTGAGAAATCCAAAGTTCTCCTGCTGAAAACCGGATATCGCCGCAAGCAAACACAAGCCAAGCCACAGTTTAAAAAGGAACTTAATAAACTCTATTCTTTGTATTTGGTAGAGGAAAATAAAGTACATCAGCATAATAAAGCCTACAGTACGTACGGTATACACCCATGCAAGTATGGATGGTGATACCGGATTAATGGCTTCTAAAAAGTTATAAGCCAGCCATGCCAGTACAAGGTAGCTGATGGGATTTTTAAAGTAATACCAACTGTTATCGAACTTCTTCTTAAGAAAAAAACCGAAGATGAGCATGTAGGTAATCGCATCCAGCAATATACCCGTAGGTGTTCCATTAGGTAAAAACTCCGAAACATAGTTGAGCATAAAAGAGGCAACAACCAATACGGTTATACCAAATTCCGGATAGGCAATTATCCCGTAAACTATAGGCAGACCCACAACAACTGCTAAAATACCGGCTGCACCAATAATGCCACCTTTAACAACTATAAAGCTGATAAGCAAGGCAAAAGGGATGAGCAGGATGATAAGAGTGCCGGGTGTCCAGTTAGCAGGCGCGAGTTTATCGCGGAGACTTTTAAACCTGCTATTACGTACCCGGTTATTGAGCATATTTAACTTGCTTACGCTAAGAACAATATTTTTACCGCCCAAAAAAATACACCTACAAAAACAAACCATATAGCCGCAGTGCGTGTACGCTTCTCCAAAGGGGAAAGCTGTGCGTAAGGGTCTTGCTTGGTTTTATCTTGAGGAACTATTTTCATGTAGCCGGAGTATTTGTCCGAAAGAATGTTCGAATTAATCTTCAGGGATAGCTGCTTTGTTTAATATCCACCCTGCAAATTTGTTGTCAAGGCTGCGCAAAAAGTTTAAGTTCTCTTTTTGTGAACTTTTGACACTTTTTCTGGCGCCATAAACCGCAACTACTTTGTTGGCAAACAGCATCCACTCTTTTGATTTATTTAGCGAGGACAGGGCAGGAGTTTCAATAATGATGATGTCGTACTTGGTCTTCAGTTCTGCAAACCTGTTTCGTATAAAAATTTCGTCACTTACTTCCAGCGGCGTAACATCATCACCATGGTTCCCTAACACTGTGGTAGCGCCTGAGAACGCTTCATAATTATCAGGATTGTTCTTAAAGTAGTCCTCCACAAACAGCCTTGGCTGAGCGGTGTTGGTGATTGTAGGGTGGGAGAAATTACCATCGATAAGCAATACTTTTTTATTGATCATGGCATAAGAATATGCCAGGCTTATTGCCAGCACGGTTTTTCCTTCGTCAGGTACCAAACTGGTGATGGCTAAAACCTTGTCGCCTTTAAGTTCCTGGTCTATCTCAAACCTTATCGAACGGATTAATTCCTTAAAGTGCTTCATTTTTTCACGGTGTTCCACATCCCAAAGTTTCCTCAGGTCTAATGAACCGCCGCTCACAGTATTTAGGTAGCCCAACAACGGCAAATTAGTTTGTCTTACAAGGTCCGCAGGGGATTTAATGGAATCGTCAAGGAAGAACCTGATGAAGAGTATAACTACGCAAAACGCAAAAGCTATAATACCGCTGAGAATAATCAGCAGCATTTTCTTTGACGGCTCGGCACCCTGCGGGGTTGCTTGCTCAACCTGTTGCAGCTTTACCGAAAAGGTGGACTGCAGGTTAGTCTCGTTATACTTGTTTAATACATCCAGGTATTCTTTGCTTGCTATATCAAGTTCAAAGTTGTACGTTTTTACGGTGGCATCAAACGGCACTAATTGCTGGAATTTAGCATTTAGACCAGCAAGTGCCTTGTCAATCTCTTTTATACTGTACTTAGCAATATCACGCGATATCTCAAGATTTATTTTTTGCGTAACAAGGTTTTCCTTAGTTGCCAACGGGTTTGTCAGGTACTTGTCTGACGTTAATGCTATTTGCTGCGACAGCGTTTTAGTAACCGAGTCTATCTGTGCTTTTACTGCAGGGTCAAAGTTACTTCTAACGTACTTGTTAGTTAATGCGTGCAGCTCATCTTGTGTAGCAGTTACCGATGTGTTGTATTTATTAAGGGATGCTTCTATGTACTGCCTGTCCTTAGGATCAAATTTTCCGTTGATGTTTTTTATTGTACCCTCATAAGAAGCAACATCTTTCTCCGCAGATAGCCTGCGGTCGTTGTACGTCATGATTTGGCTAAAGATGCCCCTTGATTGTTCATCAATGTTGAGCACGCCATGTTCTATTTTGTACTGCTGTAACTGTGCAGTTTTCCTGTTAAGGGCTTCTCGTTTCTCGTTAAGCAGGCCGGCTAAAAACGTAACTGCATCAGTTTCATTTTGGCGAACGGTATGGGTGTAATAACTTATGAACTCCTCGCAAAGTGCATTTACCACAAATGCAGACATTTGCGGGTTCGACGATTCGCTGGTTACGGTAATAAAGTCGCTGTCACCATCGCGCTCTGCCCAAAGTATACCCCTAAGGCTGCGCTCGTCATACCACATCGAGTTAAGGAGGTTGTTAAGTCCTCTCTGGTCTTTATCGTAGGTATCCAGCGGCTCCATGCGCTTTAGCTTGTCCGTAAATACTACTATAGCATGTTTCTTTGCAGCATCGTTCATGGTCATGAACAGCTTGCTATAGGGTTTAAAAGGGGTAGGCTGTGTAAGATCGTGCAGAATTAGGCGATAAGATACCTGGTTGTAAAGCTTGCTCAGCTTCATCATTTCAATCAGGTTACTAAAGTTCTGGGTTATCTGCTGCCGTTGTACCTGGTTATTGTCATTGTCGAGCAAATGACGAGACTCATCAACAATACCAGTGGCGATATGGGCGTAAGACAGGTACTTGTCCGGCAGGTTTTTTACCAAAAAGTAAGACACTATAATGGTAACAAGCGGAATTATAATTAGCAGGTTCTTATTTTTCCATAATACCTTCAGAAAACTCGCAAACTCCATTTTATTTAATATCTTCTAATTTAACACCCAGCAACTCTTCAAGATTAGTTTTTGCAGTTAGCAGAGATAGTTCTGCCTGTACCTTGTAACCACCTTGCTGGTAAAGGCTTGTTAAAGCCTCATTATAGGTCTGGAATGTCGTTTCCCCTTTTTGGAAGGAATATTTTAGCTGTTTAACAGCAGTCTCTCCGTCTACTATAGCACCAGAACGCAACCGTAATTCGGCCTGGGCGCTAAGGTACGAGAAATACAGTCTTTTTACTTGCGCCGTTAGGCTTAAATCGTACTCCTCTTTTTGGTAGCGGGCTATGTTTACCGATTCTTTGGCGCTTTTTACAGCGAACGGCTTTCTCAAAAACTGACCTATGTTAACAGATATGCTTAGCTGGTAACCGTTAAAGATATTAGGCGTAATGAGGTTAAGTGAGTTCCGCGGACTATATATATAAGAGGCTGTAAAAGCATCCAGCCAACCTACAGTTGCCTGGCTTACACCCGTTTTGGCAATTACTAAATTTGACTCCATTAGCTTTACCTGGGGGTAGTTCTTTTTTGCCGTGGCAATTAATTTCTCCAGGTATTGATAATTGATATCATTGATCATCGTCTCCTGTGCGCGGAGCGATAATGAGCAGATTAGTCCGAAAAATAAAACAACAACGAACAGCTTTAATTTAATGTACATAGTTTAAACTTTTTCTTTCTGGAGCATGGCCGGGATAGTACCGAATATGATCTTTAGGTCAAGCCAGAAAGAATATTTTTGAGCGTAAAAGTTATCAAGTTTTTTTCGTTCGCGTTCACTCATATCCTCTTTACCGCGTTTGCTTATCTGCCAAAGGCCTGTTAAGCCTGCAGGGCCCAAAAAGCGCATGGACCACTCGTTAGACGTAAGC is a window of Mucilaginibacter terrenus DNA encoding:
- a CDS encoding lipopolysaccharide biosynthesis protein produces the protein MLKKIVNKHTISLASSAAMPVIGLLVLSQLTRKLGKVDFGNYIFFLQTFLLADMFRTGFLQTSLIKFYAGAPKERAAKVAGSAWSVGFILTFGLAAIDLLAFIFYKGADANLTATLKWFGLIYVSTLPSAIAGWMLQADGRFDKMFIIQITNQGGFLLLVLATIYLKTIDFETVIHCYLGANVFTSLMCLFTGWSQAHTIRHKSVEAMKELANFGKYSVGTSLGSILLRSSDIFIIKWMFPTELVGVYYIPQRLMEFFEIPMRSFVATALPELSAASQNDNKPLVATIMKKYASLLTVLLLPIAVAGFLLGGLVIHILTGEKYAGSDAFNIFRIFLCYVIIMPVDRFLGVTLDILNKPHLNMMKVFLMLTVNVVADFLGIAIFHDLYGVAIASLFTYYSGLIFGYVQLKKNLNFRFNDILSVGYGELKKMIQHLLHKKATQQGNV
- a CDS encoding acyltransferase; the protein is MTLGEFIKSKPRLKKFVHKMLVRSGHSRPRFWTRWFVNPFFHKYEKSVRIGFYSRMDLFPFNKFVIGHHSIVEDFAAINNGVGDVIIGHNVGVGLSNIIIGPVTLGNYVMAGQNVVFSGLNHGFEDITIPPRLQKVNTSKITVEDNVWIGANSVITAGVTIGKHAIVGAGSVVTKDVPGYSVAVGNPAKVIKMYNFESGSWEAV
- a CDS encoding O-antigen ligase family protein, yielding MLNNRVRNSRFKSLRDKLAPANWTPGTLIILLIPFALLISFIVVKGGIIGAAGILAVVVGLPIVYGIIAYPEFGITVLVVASFMLNYVSEFLPNGTPTGILLDAITYMLIFGFFLKKKFDNSWYYFKNPISYLVLAWLAYNFLEAINPVSPSILAWVYTVRTVGFIMLMYFIFLYQIQRIEFIKFLFKLWLGLCLLAAISGFQQENFGFLSFEKTWYYSDPARVKFWFINGHWRKTAIFADPVTFSYNMVVAVTMCICFVMLKISRWKKVLMMLLIPFYILAMLYSGTRGAYVLLPAALALLAILKFNKKIVTGVVAAGFLLLIVIFMPTSNPTIKRFQSAFNPSKDASFNVRAENQRRIKPYILSHPIGGGLGSVGVWGRRFAPNSFLANFPPDSGYVRVAVEMGYIGLILFCTLMFVILKTGINNYYLIQDPELKNYCLAMILVIFVYNVGNYPQQALVQYPSNILFYMASALLSITLRLDIDKRKELADTTAKSLKD
- a CDS encoding exopolysaccharide transport family protein — encoded protein: MEFASFLKVLWKNKNLLIIIPLVTIIVSYFLVKNLPDKYLSYAHIATGIVDESRHLLDNDNNQVQRQQITQNFSNLIEMMKLSKLYNQVSYRLILHDLTQPTPFKPYSKLFMTMNDAAKKHAIVVFTDKLKRMEPLDTYDKDQRGLNNLLNSMWYDERSLRGILWAERDGDSDFITVTSESSNPQMSAFVVNALCEEFISYYTHTVRQNETDAVTFLAGLLNEKREALNRKTAQLQQYKIEHGVLNIDEQSRGIFSQIMTYNDRRLSAEKDVASYEGTIKNINGKFDPKDRQYIEASLNKYNTSVTATQDELHALTNKYVRSNFDPAVKAQIDSVTKTLSQQIALTSDKYLTNPLATKENLVTQKINLEISRDIAKYSIKEIDKALAGLNAKFQQLVPFDATVKTYNFELDIASKEYLDVLNKYNETNLQSTFSVKLQQVEQATPQGAEPSKKMLLIILSGIIAFAFCVVILFIRFFLDDSIKSPADLVRQTNLPLLGYLNTVSGGSLDLRKLWDVEHREKMKHFKELIRSIRFEIDQELKGDKVLAITSLVPDEGKTVLAISLAYSYAMINKKVLLIDGNFSHPTITNTAQPRLFVEDYFKNNPDNYEAFSGATTVLGNHGDDVTPLEVSDEIFIRNRFAELKTKYDIIIIETPALSSLNKSKEWMLFANKVVAVYGARKSVKSSQKENLNFLRSLDNKFAGWILNKAAIPED
- a CDS encoding TolC family protein yields the protein MYIKLKLFVVVLFFGLICSLSLRAQETMINDINYQYLEKLIATAKKNYPQVKLMESNLVIAKTGVSQATVGWLDAFTASYIYSPRNSLNLITPNIFNGYQLSISVNIGQFLRKPFAVKSAKESVNIARYQKEEYDLSLTAQVKRLYFSYLSAQAELRLRSGAIVDGETAVKQLKYSFQKGETTFQTYNEALTSLYQQGGYKVQAELSLLTAKTNLEELLGVKLEDIK